In the Flavobacterium sp. J372 genome, one interval contains:
- a CDS encoding T9SS type A sorting domain-containing protein, whose product MTKKLRTCLLQIASAKLGLAAAFVLAGCLELQAQANLYTFSQSTGTYTPLTSPTVLGTGTATADDNTYQVALPFNFTFNNVTYNSGTNISVNSNGFVAFGTTAPLGATYTPLSGTTAYAGAAAAFGADISGSSVAANTGELGYETIGTAPNRILVIQYKNFVRYANFAYVTADLLQFQIHLKETSNVIEFVYGNSTVATSASTTAQVGLRGATNAVFANRTTTTNWSASTAGVTNAATMAATNTVKPSNGLTFTYTPPVPCTSPPAAGTTAATVTAGCTTIASTILSLNDSQTGTGVTYQWQQSSSIDGSYSNVSGTGTNATYTVTNLNTTTYYRAAVTCSGSTVYSTPVAVNVYPATPDYASLPYTQGFESWVSRCGNTEVPGLNWKATPLTGNNSWRRNDQGFITSGWSYPADEPAPYPVAASQGSYSARFHSYGTSNNTQGSLDLYVNLSAAGTKTLTFDYTNPTGNDKLDILLSNDGGTTWQPTPILTLTTNTGFGGQSVTFTATSATSVIRFRATSDFGADDIGIDNIRLEVTPSCPGVAFQPTTAITSTSATVNFTGVASGTSYTVTYSPGGTPQNLNTVAPINLTDLSPYTVYTVTITTNCSGGETATATTTFRTAIGNDDCAGAVVLTPSPMSMPVTYTTTGATDSGVTSACTEAETGDVWFTFVATEATALITVLPTFDFDAVIELREGNCNGTALACRDDIDEGGGAGTETLNATGLTVGNTYYLRVYSALANPTSGNFDISIVGQAPAGTADITKETFKYYPNPVVNELTIKASSAIKQVTVYNLLGQKVLDKKGSQTEELINVSSLTAGTYMVSVQSELGVKQFKIVKN is encoded by the coding sequence ATGACAAAAAAATTACGAACTTGTTTATTACAAATTGCTTCGGCAAAATTAGGCTTGGCAGCTGCATTTGTACTTGCAGGTTGCCTGGAGCTGCAGGCGCAGGCTAATCTATACACCTTTAGCCAGTCAACCGGTACATATACACCGCTTACATCTCCTACTGTTCTGGGAACAGGAACCGCAACTGCAGATGATAATACTTATCAGGTTGCCCTGCCATTTAACTTTACATTTAATAATGTAACTTATAACTCAGGCACCAACATAAGTGTAAACAGTAATGGTTTTGTTGCATTTGGCACTACCGCTCCTTTAGGCGCCACATATACACCGTTATCAGGAACAACTGCTTACGCAGGTGCAGCAGCAGCGTTTGGCGCTGATATTTCAGGAAGCAGTGTTGCAGCAAATACAGGTGAACTTGGCTATGAGACTATAGGTACAGCGCCCAACCGAATTCTAGTTATACAGTATAAGAATTTTGTTCGCTATGCAAACTTCGCTTATGTAACCGCAGATTTACTTCAATTCCAGATACACCTGAAAGAGACAAGTAATGTTATAGAGTTTGTTTACGGTAACTCTACTGTAGCAACATCAGCATCAACTACTGCACAGGTTGGCCTAAGGGGTGCAACCAACGCAGTATTCGCTAATCGTACCACAACTACAAACTGGTCGGCAAGCACTGCAGGTGTAACCAATGCTGCTACCATGGCTGCTACAAATACTGTAAAACCTTCAAACGGACTAACATTTACCTACACACCTCCGGTGCCATGTACTTCACCTCCGGCAGCAGGAACAACAGCAGCAACTGTTACAGCAGGATGTACTACAATTGCATCAACAATATTATCATTAAATGATTCTCAAACCGGTACCGGCGTTACATATCAGTGGCAACAATCTTCAAGCATTGACGGCTCATATTCAAATGTATCAGGAACAGGAACAAATGCAACCTATACTGTTACAAACCTTAATACAACTACTTATTACAGGGCAGCGGTTACATGTTCCGGATCAACAGTTTACAGCACTCCTGTAGCTGTAAATGTTTACCCGGCAACACCTGATTATGCATCATTGCCTTATACACAAGGGTTTGAAAGCTGGGTGAGCCGCTGCGGTAATACAGAAGTTCCCGGCCTGAACTGGAAGGCAACACCACTAACAGGAAATAACTCATGGAGGAGAAATGACCAGGGCTTTATCACATCTGGATGGAGCTATCCTGCCGATGAACCTGCGCCTTATCCTGTTGCAGCAAGCCAGGGTTCATATTCAGCACGTTTCCATAGCTATGGCACAAGCAACAACACACAAGGCAGCCTTGACCTTTATGTAAACCTAAGTGCCGCAGGTACAAAAACCCTTACATTTGATTATACAAACCCAACCGGAAATGACAAGCTTGACATATTGCTGAGTAATGACGGAGGTACAACATGGCAACCAACACCAATACTCACTCTTACAACCAATACGGGTTTCGGCGGCCAATCTGTTACCTTTACGGCTACATCTGCTACCAGCGTAATACGTTTCCGTGCAACATCAGACTTTGGTGCTGATGATATTGGCATAGACAATATACGCCTGGAAGTTACACCGTCATGCCCGGGTGTGGCATTCCAGCCTACAACGGCAATCACGTCAACATCTGCAACGGTAAACTTTACCGGAGTTGCAAGTGGAACAAGCTATACTGTTACATATTCTCCCGGCGGGACACCACAAAACTTAAATACAGTTGCACCAATAAACCTTACAGATCTTAGCCCGTATACAGTTTATACAGTAACAATCACTACAAATTGCTCAGGAGGTGAAACAGCTACGGCTACTACAACTTTCCGCACTGCAATTGGTAATGATGATTGTGCAGGCGCTGTTGTACTTACACCTTCGCCAATGTCAATGCCGGTAACATACACTACTACGGGAGCAACAGACTCTGGCGTTACAAGTGCATGTACGGAGGCTGAAACAGGTGATGTATGGTTCACATTTGTAGCTACAGAAGCAACCGCATTGATAACAGTTTTACCTACGTTTGACTTTGATGCTGTAATTGAACTTCGCGAAGGCAATTGTAACGGTACTGCACTTGCATGCCGTGACGATATAGATGAAGGTGGCGGTGCAGGAACCGAAACACTTAATGCTACCGGACTAACAGTTGGAAACACGTATTACCTGCGTGTATACAGTGCACTGGCAAACCCTACAAGCGGTAACTTTGACATATCAATAGTAGGCCAGGCACCTGCGGGCACAGCTGATATTACAAAGGAAACTTTTAAATACTACCCTAACCCGGTTGTAAATGAGCTTACTATTAAAGCATCATCTGCAATAAAGCAGGTAACGGTTTATAATCTTTTAGGGCAGAAAGTCCTGGATAAGAAAGGCAGCCAGACGGAAGAACTTATAAATGTATCTTCGCTTACAGCAGGTACATATATGGTTAGCGTACAATCTGAATTGGGCGTTAAGCAATTTAAGATTGTGAAAAATTAG
- a CDS encoding AraC family transcriptional regulator → MGNNYFKSTIIESANIHQELQKYIRHISIDESIQCSNDIIAVPSIPYGMTELVINLGNPYYRSSKNDNSQFVRITDSHIVGFKTRSSLIVPTTKAKAISILFKPGCLSVFVKEPLDAFTNKIIDAKNVFGPEFTFLEEQLSETASMPEQVDIVQSFLLSKLQSNDKITDFLNFIANMYNEKSNFSFKSIIARKSEYKTLERNFYRYIGTTPKTFHQIISFNYASKLISKRNHRLTEIAYDCNYYDQSHFIKKFKEFSGYTPKEYLNIDHEMVKFNQDIINSLF, encoded by the coding sequence ATGGGCAATAACTATTTCAAATCTACCATAATTGAATCTGCTAATATCCATCAAGAATTACAGAAATATATCCGGCATATTTCTATTGATGAATCTATACAATGCAGTAATGATATTATTGCCGTTCCATCGATACCTTACGGGATGACAGAGTTAGTAATAAATTTAGGTAATCCTTATTACAGATCAAGTAAAAATGATAATTCTCAATTTGTCCGCATAACCGATAGCCATATTGTAGGGTTCAAAACAAGAAGCAGCCTTATAGTGCCAACCACAAAAGCAAAGGCGATATCAATTTTATTTAAACCCGGGTGCTTAAGTGTATTTGTTAAAGAACCTTTAGATGCATTTACAAACAAAATCATTGACGCAAAAAATGTATTTGGCCCTGAGTTTACTTTTTTGGAAGAGCAACTGTCAGAAACTGCATCAATGCCTGAGCAAGTAGATATTGTACAAAGCTTCTTACTTTCAAAACTTCAAAGCAATGATAAAATTACTGATTTCCTAAATTTCATCGCAAATATGTACAATGAGAAATCAAATTTCAGTTTTAAGAGTATTATAGCAAGAAAAAGCGAATATAAAACTTTAGAGCGAAATTTTTACCGCTATATTGGTACTACGCCAAAAACTTTCCATCAGATTATTTCATTTAATTATGCTTCAAAACTAATAAGCAAAAGAAACCACAGGTTAACAGAGATTGCTTATGATTGTAATTATTACGACCAATCGCATTTTATAAAAAAATTTAAAGAATTTTCAGGATATACGCCTAAAGAATATCTAAACATAGATCATGAGATGGTAAAGTTCAATCAGGATATTATTAACAGTTTATTCTGA
- a CDS encoding retropepsin-like aspartic protease, with translation MSYLRVFGICVIALTLIKCAANKIDDTVDRELNILLEQKQYFELDRKLTKNANKLSDHRRIFYNAFIEKAFGRNSSSINYIDIILNRHKGSFNDSLVVELLNLKAANYIHEYNYSKASETYRKILKEYPTLLDSTEINEYTNVERLFGAFADVEPMIKQPHLTVKINAYRNNFNHLMTPVQSNNISEHFVFDTGANLSTISESMAKKMNLTIIEKNINVGSSTNLYVNSKLAVAENFYVGDILFNNVLFLVMPDTQLTFPDINYEIKGIIGFPVIEALGEMHLHKNGNITVPDKPNKSKLKNMVLEGLNPVVELFSGNESLLFTLDTGAKNSELSFKYYRNHKDVIETTGRLIKNKRGGAGGMTNVEEYLFPNFQLIIGTKKALLEEVHVTLEEYEFTKYFDGNLGQDVFVKFDTLILNFKDMYIDLN, from the coding sequence ATGAGTTATTTAAGAGTATTTGGCATTTGTGTGATTGCACTAACACTTATTAAATGTGCAGCAAATAAGATAGATGATACTGTTGATAGAGAATTAAATATTTTGCTTGAACAAAAGCAATATTTTGAGCTTGACAGAAAATTGACTAAAAATGCAAATAAACTTTCTGACCACAGAAGAATTTTTTATAATGCGTTTATTGAAAAGGCATTCGGCAGAAACAGTTCGTCTATTAATTATATAGACATCATATTAAACCGGCATAAAGGCAGTTTTAATGACTCTTTGGTTGTTGAATTACTTAACTTAAAAGCTGCAAATTACATACACGAATATAATTATAGTAAAGCATCTGAAACTTATAGAAAAATTTTAAAGGAATACCCTACTCTGCTCGACAGCACAGAAATTAATGAATACACAAATGTAGAACGCCTTTTTGGTGCATTTGCAGACGTAGAACCCATGATTAAGCAACCTCATCTAACAGTTAAAATAAATGCTTACAGAAACAACTTTAATCATTTGATGACACCTGTTCAGTCCAATAACATATCAGAACATTTCGTATTTGATACAGGCGCAAATTTGTCAACCATATCTGAAAGTATGGCAAAAAAAATGAACCTAACAATAATTGAAAAAAATATAAACGTAGGTTCTTCTACAAATTTATATGTAAACTCAAAACTGGCAGTTGCTGAAAATTTTTATGTTGGTGATATTTTATTTAATAATGTACTCTTTTTAGTAATGCCGGACACACAACTAACGTTTCCTGATATCAATTATGAAATTAAGGGTATAATTGGTTTTCCTGTGATAGAAGCGCTGGGAGAAATGCACCTGCATAAAAACGGAAACATTACAGTACCGGATAAACCAAACAAATCGAAGCTAAAAAATATGGTTTTGGAAGGCCTGAATCCTGTTGTTGAATTATTTTCCGGAAATGAAAGCCTGTTGTTTACTTTAGATACCGGAGCCAAAAATTCAGAATTATCATTTAAGTATTACAGAAACCATAAAGATGTTATAGAAACTACAGGGCGCCTTATAAAAAATAAGCGCGGAGGAGCCGGAGGCATGACAAATGTAGAAGAGTATTTATTTCCAAATTTTCAACTAATTATCGGCACAAAAAAGGCATTATTAGAAGAGGTACATGTTACACTTGAAGAATATGAATTTACTAAGTACTTTGACGGAAACCTAGGGCAGGATGTATTTGTTAAATTCGATACACTGATACTCAATTTTAAAGATATGTATATAGATTTAAACTAG
- a CDS encoding ABC transporter permease, which yields MVFYLRLLKESLAFALNALTNNKLRTILSLLGVTIGIFSIIAVLAAVDSLDRKIKADMSDIDINTMYLKHFSFGPSTVPRWKREQFPKVTYEEYQYLKGAVSSAEFMAFQFFTKNETAKYEDKTVTNLNAVPISYEFADIQRLKIEHGRFYNESESNSGTAVVVIGHEVAKSLFGDLPAIDKNIRLYGQRFTVIGVLEKQGSSSMGMPSNDMSVIFPVNFIRRMYGDNNDFMTPVISIKPYEGENAEDVKAEVTQKLRNYRGLRAGEDDNFMIDILAGFTQMIDQFLGVLNLVGWLISGFSLLVGGFGIANIMFVSVKERTTLIGIQKALGAKRKFILFQFLFEAIILSVIGGGVGLLLVWGIAALLTTALDFPFVLGFSNIMLGTSLAAFIGLVSGILPAISAARLDPVEAIRSGM from the coding sequence ATGGTTTTTTACTTACGCCTTTTAAAAGAGAGTCTTGCTTTTGCGCTGAATGCCCTTACAAATAATAAGTTAAGGACTATACTTTCGCTTCTTGGGGTTACTATCGGTATCTTCTCTATTATCGCCGTGCTTGCGGCAGTTGATTCACTTGACAGGAAGATTAAAGCCGACATGAGTGATATTGATATCAATACCATGTACCTGAAACATTTTTCTTTCGGGCCATCTACTGTGCCGCGATGGAAAAGGGAGCAATTCCCGAAAGTTACATATGAAGAATACCAATATCTGAAAGGTGCTGTTAGTTCTGCTGAGTTCATGGCTTTCCAGTTTTTTACTAAAAACGAGACGGCTAAATATGAAGACAAAACCGTTACAAACCTTAATGCTGTACCCATTTCTTATGAGTTTGCTGATATACAGCGCCTGAAGATAGAGCACGGCCGATTTTATAATGAAAGTGAATCAAATTCCGGGACGGCAGTTGTTGTAATTGGCCACGAGGTTGCCAAGTCATTGTTTGGCGACTTGCCTGCTATCGATAAAAACATTCGGCTTTACGGCCAGCGTTTCACGGTGATAGGTGTGCTTGAAAAACAGGGATCTTCATCTATGGGAATGCCAAGCAATGATATGTCGGTTATTTTTCCTGTAAATTTTATCCGCAGGATGTATGGTGATAATAATGATTTTATGACACCCGTAATAAGCATTAAGCCGTACGAAGGCGAGAATGCAGAAGACGTAAAAGCTGAAGTTACCCAGAAGCTCCGTAACTATCGCGGCCTTCGCGCAGGTGAAGATGATAACTTTATGATTGATATTCTGGCCGGTTTTACACAGATGATAGACCAGTTCCTCGGTGTCTTAAACCTTGTTGGCTGGCTTATAAGCGGGTTCTCTTTGCTTGTAGGCGGCTTTGGTATTGCCAATATTATGTTTGTATCGGTAAAAGAACGTACCACACTTATTGGCATTCAGAAAGCCTTGGGAGCAAAACGTAAATTTATACTATTCCAGTTTTTATTTGAAGCAATAATACTTTCAGTTATTGGCGGTGGCGTAGGGCTGTTGCTGGTGTGGGGTATTGCGGCACTTTTAACCACTGCGCTCGATTTTCCTTTTGTACTTGGCTTTAGCAATATAATGCTCGGTACATCACTGGCGGCATTTATCGGGCTTGTCTCAGGGATACTGCCTGCTATATCTGCAGCCAGGCTAGACCCGGTTGAAGCTATACGAAGCGGAATGTAG
- a CDS encoding rod shape-determining protein: protein MGFFDFMTEDIAIDLGTANTLIIHNDKVVIDSPSIVARDRVSGKIIAVGKEANMMQGKTHENIKTIRPLKDGVIADFDASEKMINMFIKSIPALKKKLFTPALRMVICIPSGITEVEMRAVKESAERVNGKEVYLIHEPMAAAIGIGVDIMQPKGNMIVDIGGGTTEIAVIALGGIVCDKSVKIAGDVFTNDIVYYMRTQHNLFVGESTAEKIKITIGAAIEDLETPPDDMSVQGRDLLTGKPKQVDVSYREIAKALDKSIQRIEDAVMETLSQTPPELAADIYNTGIYLAGGGSMLRGLDKRISQKTDLPVYIAEDPLRAVVRGTGMALKNIQKFRSILIK from the coding sequence ATGGGATTTTTTGATTTCATGACCGAGGATATCGCTATAGACCTTGGTACAGCAAATACCCTAATCATACACAATGACAAAGTAGTTATAGACAGCCCGTCTATAGTGGCGCGAGACCGTGTTTCCGGCAAAATAATAGCCGTGGGCAAGGAAGCCAACATGATGCAGGGTAAAACGCATGAGAACATAAAAACCATACGCCCGCTGAAAGACGGTGTTATTGCCGACTTTGACGCATCTGAAAAGATGATCAACATGTTCATTAAAAGTATACCGGCACTAAAGAAAAAACTGTTTACCCCTGCCCTTCGCATGGTTATATGTATTCCTTCAGGCATTACTGAGGTGGAGATGCGTGCGGTAAAAGAATCTGCTGAAAGGGTAAATGGTAAAGAAGTATATCTTATACATGAACCGATGGCAGCCGCTATTGGTATCGGGGTTGATATTATGCAGCCAAAAGGTAACATGATTGTTGACATAGGCGGCGGTACTACCGAGATTGCCGTAATTGCGCTTGGCGGTATTGTATGTGACAAATCGGTTAAGATTGCGGGTGACGTTTTCACAAACGATATTGTTTACTACATGCGTACCCAACACAACCTATTTGTGGGAGAGAGTACAGCAGAAAAGATAAAAATTACCATTGGCGCCGCTATTGAAGACCTTGAGACTCCGCCGGATGATATGTCGGTACAGGGGCGTGACCTCCTTACCGGTAAGCCGAAGCAGGTAGATGTTTCTTACCGGGAGATAGCTAAAGCGCTTGACAAGTCTATCCAGCGTATTGAAGATGCTGTTATGGAAACATTATCTCAAACACCACCTGAACTTGCAGCCGATATTTACAACACGGGTATTTACCTTGCAGGAGGCGGCTCGATGTTAAGGGGGCTTGACAAACGGATTTCCCAAAAAACAGACCTTCCGGTTTATATTGCAGAAGACCCGCTAAGGGCAGTTGTGAGAGGAACGGGAATGGCGCTTAAAAACATACAAAAATTCAGGAGCATACTTATCAAATAA
- the mreC gene encoding rod shape-determining protein MreC, translated as MQQIFSFLYKNSILLLFLLLLGISLTLSIQSHSYHRSRAISSANAVSGYVYEQINKVEEYLALKEQNEALAAENAQLKMMLYNTQDTAALPPIQLPSAMANFKVIQSKVIYNSYSEHENYLTLNSGRKDGVKKDMGVVSSKGVVGIIENTSNGYATVISLLNRKIRLDAKIKKANHFGSVVWNGENAGFVQLIEVPRLASVKKGDTIVTGGRSDIFPENVPIGKIEKIYVDKKTNYYTIDVRLFNDMTALGHVYIIENKDRDEIKQLQALSEDE; from the coding sequence ATGCAGCAAATATTCAGCTTTCTATATAAAAACAGTATCTTATTACTGTTTTTGCTGCTTTTGGGCATATCGTTAACGCTTTCTATCCAGTCACATTCCTACCACCGCAGCAGGGCTATTTCATCTGCCAATGCCGTTTCGGGCTATGTGTATGAGCAAATCAATAAAGTTGAGGAATACCTGGCGCTGAAAGAGCAGAACGAGGCGCTTGCCGCAGAAAACGCCCAGCTGAAGATGATGCTGTACAACACACAGGATACCGCCGCACTCCCGCCTATACAGCTGCCATCAGCCATGGCAAACTTTAAGGTGATACAGTCTAAAGTAATTTACAACTCCTACAGCGAGCACGAGAACTACCTTACCCTTAACAGTGGCCGTAAAGACGGTGTTAAGAAGGATATGGGCGTAGTGAGCAGCAAAGGTGTAGTCGGCATAATTGAAAATACGTCTAATGGCTATGCAACGGTTATCAGTTTATTGAACAGAAAAATAAGGCTTGATGCTAAAATTAAAAAGGCCAACCACTTTGGATCGGTAGTTTGGAATGGTGAAAATGCAGGTTTTGTACAGCTGATTGAAGTACCGAGGCTGGCTTCAGTTAAAAAAGGCGATACAATTGTAACGGGTGGCCGCTCTGATATTTTCCCTGAAAACGTCCCTATAGGAAAAATTGAAAAAATTTATGTTGACAAGAAAACAAATTACTATACAATTGATGTAAGGCTGTTTAATGACATGACGGCATTGGGCCATGTTTACATTATTGAGAACAAAGATCGTGACGAAATAAAACAACTGCAAGCACTAAGCGAAGATGAATAG
- a CDS encoding rod shape-determining protein MreD, producing MNSTVIINILRFIALLAAQVIIFNRVDLFGIAEAYPYILFILLFPVNGNRAVLLLSAFTMGILLDMFLNSGGSHAVACTVLAYIRPSIFRFSFGVSYEYQTVKINDRLSPERFSFLLISVVTHHLILYLLEAFRFGLILEVLLRTVLTSLFTLLLCITIIYLIKPGKQ from the coding sequence ATGAATAGTACTGTAATTATAAACATACTACGTTTTATTGCGCTTTTGGCGGCACAGGTTATTATATTTAACCGTGTTGATTTATTCGGTATTGCAGAAGCTTACCCCTATATCCTGTTCATACTCCTGTTTCCGGTTAACGGTAACAGGGCGGTATTGCTGCTTTCGGCATTTACAATGGGAATTTTGCTTGATATGTTCCTAAACTCAGGAGGTTCGCACGCTGTAGCGTGTACGGTACTGGCATATATAAGGCCTTCCATCTTCAGGTTTTCATTCGGTGTGAGCTACGAGTACCAGACCGTGAAAATAAATGACAGGCTTTCGCCGGAAAGATTTTCATTTCTTCTTATTTCTGTTGTAACGCATCATTTAATTTTATATCTTTTGGAGGCATTCAGGTTTGGCCTGATACTCGAGGTTTTACTGCGTACGGTGCTTACATCGCTATTTACGCTGTTGCTTTGCATAACTATAATTTACCTGATTAAGCCGGGCAAACAATGA
- a CDS encoding ABC transporter permease — protein MDNANKSLTGIALQKFKKNFWGVFSLVFIVLMLLIAVFAYVLAPDKSQNANWGDLAIHSKPPGFTVTMITLPGEGSEMSVGHYFSGNPNPPQKFPVLDYSFTKDSLRYTEYNTDPSLAQKKSVPLTAFGNKSAEAIQKENIAVEKFILGTDSQGRDMLSRLLVGSRVSISIGFVAVLISLVVGIFFGAIAGYYGGKVDAFVMWLVNVIWSIPTLLLVIAITLALGKGFWQVFVAVGLTMWVEVARVVRGQVMSIKQMQFVTAARALGYRNGRIIFNHILPNSMAPVIVISAANFASAILVESGLSFLGLGAQPPVPSWGGMIKDHYNYIILGKPYLALAPGIAMLLLVLAFMMVGNALRDALDVKSE, from the coding sequence ATGGATAACGCGAATAAGTCGCTTACAGGGATAGCGCTCCAAAAGTTTAAAAAGAACTTTTGGGGCGTTTTCAGTTTAGTGTTTATTGTACTGATGCTGCTTATAGCGGTATTTGCCTATGTGCTTGCACCCGATAAAAGCCAAAATGCCAACTGGGGCGACCTGGCTATCCATTCCAAGCCGCCGGGCTTTACAGTTACTATGATCACGCTGCCTGGTGAAGGTTCAGAGATGAGTGTGGGGCATTATTTCTCAGGCAACCCAAACCCGCCACAGAAATTTCCTGTGCTTGATTATAGTTTCACCAAAGATAGCCTGCGCTATACCGAGTACAACACCGACCCGTCACTGGCACAAAAGAAGTCAGTTCCGCTTACGGCCTTCGGCAATAAATCTGCTGAAGCAATACAGAAAGAAAACATCGCTGTAGAAAAATTCATCCTAGGCACCGACAGCCAGGGGAGGGATATGCTAAGCAGGCTTTTGGTGGGTTCGCGGGTTTCCATATCCATAGGATTTGTAGCAGTGCTTATATCACTTGTTGTAGGAATCTTTTTCGGTGCAATAGCCGGCTATTACGGCGGTAAGGTAGACGCCTTTGTGATGTGGCTGGTAAATGTAATATGGTCTATCCCTACGCTGCTTTTGGTCATTGCAATCACACTGGCATTGGGTAAAGGCTTCTGGCAGGTGTTTGTAGCGGTAGGCCTTACTATGTGGGTTGAGGTGGCACGTGTAGTACGCGGGCAGGTGATGAGCATAAAACAGATGCAGTTTGTTACAGCAGCCAGAGCACTGGGATACCGCAACGGCAGGATTATCTTTAACCACATACTGCCCAACAGTATGGCGCCGGTAATAGTAATCTCTGCGGCTAACTTTGCTTCGGCCATACTTGTAGAAAGCGGGCTTAGTTTCCTCGGGCTTGGCGCACAACCGCCCGTACCCAGCTGGGGTGGCATGATAAAAGACCATTATAATTATATCATTCTTGGCAAGCCTTATCTTGCCTTAGCGCCGGGTATCGCCATGTTGCTTTTAGTGTTGGCTTTTATGATGGTGGGCAATGCATTACGGGATGCGCTTGATGTAAAGAGTGAGTAA
- a CDS encoding DUF5004 domain-containing protein: MKKLFFAAALIGLTLMSCGDDDSNPTTVNASIDGTWKLTGIILDDAYDFDGDGTASTNLVTETNCFNNSKLIFANGQIFITGEDVSISSEGTGSNAIYSFECDPADTAVSTYTVTDNQVIVGTGEDAAFLTRNGNTLTIYDEAATYISMISAGGTFYLDIPGTYIFTKQ; the protein is encoded by the coding sequence ATGAAGAAATTATTTTTTGCTGCCGCATTAATTGGGCTTACATTGATGTCTTGCGGCGATGATGACAGCAACCCGACAACTGTAAATGCCTCTATTGATGGCACATGGAAACTTACAGGCATAATACTTGATGACGCTTATGATTTTGATGGGGATGGCACGGCCAGCACAAATCTTGTTACAGAAACAAACTGTTTTAATAACTCTAAGTTGATTTTTGCAAACGGCCAAATCTTCATCACAGGCGAAGATGTATCAATTTCATCTGAAGGTACAGGCTCAAACGCCATATATTCCTTTGAATGTGATCCTGCAGATACTGCTGTAAGCACATATACTGTAACCGACAACCAGGTGATTGTAGGTACCGGAGAAGATGCGGCATTTTTAACACGCAATGGCAATACACTCACCATTTATGATGAAGCCGCAACTTATATTTCTATGATAAGTGCCGGCGGCACTTTCTATCTTGATATTCCCGGAACATATATTTTTACAAAACAGTGA
- a CDS encoding lipocalin family protein, whose product MKKLFFAAALIGLTLISCGDDDSNPTTVNVSIDGTWNLTGFTLDNAIDLNGDGVASTDMVNETDCYSNSELVFTSATEVSLMLEGLDIEVSGNGNDITLTVDCLAAETLTGTYTVTENTVTLSGEIGNQGEDVVMVRSGNTLSVEFNEIQSIPIDGPNGTTFFDVVGGTVTFTKQ is encoded by the coding sequence ATGAAGAAATTATTTTTTGCAGCTGCATTGATTGGGCTTACACTGATTTCCTGCGGCGATGATGACAGCAATCCGACAACGGTTAATGTCTCTATAGACGGTACATGGAATCTTACAGGCTTTACACTTGACAATGCTATTGACCTGAATGGTGACGGTGTAGCATCGACAGATATGGTAAACGAAACAGATTGTTACAGTAATTCTGAACTTGTTTTTACCAGTGCGACTGAGGTTTCATTAATGCTTGAAGGTTTAGATATTGAGGTGAGCGGTAATGGTAATGACATTACGCTGACTGTTGACTGCCTGGCTGCAGAAACACTTACCGGAACTTACACTGTAACAGAAAACACTGTGACGCTGAGCGGGGAGATTGGCAATCAGGGCGAAGATGTTGTTATGGTACGCAGCGGCAATACCTTATCGGTAGAATTTAATGAAATCCAGTCAATACCTATTGACGGGCCTAACGGAACTACATTTTTTGATGTAGTTGGCGGTACGGTTACCTTCACGAAACAATAA